From the genome of Mastomys coucha isolate ucsf_1 unplaced genomic scaffold, UCSF_Mcou_1 pScaffold6, whole genome shotgun sequence, one region includes:
- the LOC116080452 gene encoding uncharacterized protein LOC116080452: MAAATLLDIIFSTVSLVLSVISLIVSSSGLCMSGSSGFISSFGTRGNSHMDFRESIAISKILQQERGPAFPVSSSNHRIQPFLCPPARAGSSLSCVLQQPQDPAFPVSSSNRRIQPFLCPPATADPAFPVSSSKSGVQPFLCPPARAGSSLSCVLQQPRIQPFLCPPARAGPAFPVSSNNHRIQPFLIQPFLCPPARAGSSLSCVLQQPQDPGFPVSSSNRRIQAFLCLCEEGSIREESREVCCGL, from the exons ATGGCTGCAGCAACCCTCCTTGACATTATCTTCTCCACGGTTTCTCTTGtcctttctgttatttctttaatTGTCTCCTCATCGGGCCTTTGCATGTCTGGGTCATCTGGATTCATTTCCTCCTTTGGAACCAG AGGAAATAGCCACATGGATTTCAGGGAAAGCATCGCCATCTCCAAAATCCTCCAGCAAGAGCGGGGTCCAGCCTTTCCTGTGTCCTCCAGCAACCACAGGATCCAGCCTTTCCTGTGTCCTCCAGCAAGAGCGGGGTCCAGCCTTTCCTGTGTCCTCCAGCAACCGCAGGATCCAGCCTTTCCTGTGTCCTCCAGCAACCGCAGGATCCAGCCTTTCCTGTGTCCTCCAGCAACCGCGGATCCAGCCTTTCCTGTGTCCTCCAGCAAGAGCGGGGTCCAGCCTTTCCTGTGTCCTCCAGCAAGAGCGGGGTCCAGCCTTTCCTGTGTCCTCCAGCAACCGCGGATCCAGCCTTTCCTGTGTCCTCCAGCAAGAGCGGGTCCAGCCTTTCCTGTGTCCTCCAACAACCACAGGATCCAGCCTTTCCT GATCCAGCCTTTCCTGTGTCCTCCAGCAAGAGCGGGGTCCAGCCTTTCCTGTGTCCTCCAACAACCGCAGGATCCAGGCTTTCCTGTGTCCTCCAGCAACCGCAGGATCCAGGCTTTCCTGTGTCTGTGCGAGGAAGGCTCCATTCGAGAGGAGTCCAGAGAGGTGTGCTGTGGTCTCTGA